The Sagittula sp. P11 genome window below encodes:
- a CDS encoding class I adenylate-forming enzyme family protein, with product MKASVFDQGAFAPCPAPFNLAAHVLAAGALTPDKIALSVVRPTGAQRWSYGRLIAAVRGTATGLIQAGLRPGDVLLMRLGNTVDFPIAYLGAIAAGVVPVPSSSQLTAPEVQKILDHLSPAAILRAEGVPCPGTTVPVFGPDLYEGWHDLPPADYAMGDPERLAYIVYTSGTSGTPRAVGHAHRAIWARQMMMEGWYGLGPEDRLLHAGAFNWTFTLGTGLMDPWTMGATALIPAAGTDAAQLPLLMKRNDATIFAAAPGVYRQILKFPVVPMPRLRHGLAAGEKLSEAIRDGWRAATGTEIFEAYGMSECSTFISNAPARPSAPGTLGRPQAGRHLAIVDEAGVPVDRGTPGTIAIHRDDPGLMLGYVGAEEATAEKFTGDWFMTGDLGAMDEDDQISYLGRSDDMMNAGGYRVSPLEVEAALAGLPGVIELAVTDLQVKDDVRVIAAFYTASDELDEEALKAAAAERLARYKCPRTFIRLDALPRNPNGKLIRKALRRPDPA from the coding sequence ATGAAAGCCTCCGTCTTCGATCAGGGCGCCTTTGCGCCATGCCCCGCGCCGTTCAACCTTGCCGCGCATGTTCTGGCCGCGGGTGCGCTGACCCCGGACAAGATCGCGCTGTCGGTGGTCCGGCCCACGGGCGCGCAACGCTGGTCCTACGGGCGGCTGATCGCGGCGGTGCGCGGAACGGCAACCGGGCTGATCCAGGCGGGCCTTCGCCCCGGCGACGTGCTGCTGATGCGGCTGGGGAACACGGTGGATTTCCCGATCGCCTACCTTGGCGCGATTGCCGCGGGCGTGGTCCCGGTGCCGTCCTCCTCGCAGCTGACCGCGCCGGAGGTGCAGAAGATCCTCGACCATCTGTCGCCGGCGGCGATCCTGAGGGCGGAGGGCGTGCCCTGCCCCGGGACCACCGTGCCGGTCTTCGGGCCCGATCTCTACGAGGGCTGGCACGATCTGCCGCCCGCCGATTATGCCATGGGCGATCCGGAGCGGCTGGCCTACATCGTCTACACCTCCGGCACCTCCGGCACGCCGCGCGCCGTGGGCCATGCGCACCGGGCGATCTGGGCGCGGCAGATGATGATGGAGGGCTGGTACGGGCTGGGGCCCGAGGACCGGCTGCTGCACGCGGGCGCCTTCAACTGGACCTTCACGCTGGGCACCGGGCTGATGGACCCCTGGACCATGGGGGCCACGGCGCTGATCCCCGCGGCGGGCACCGATGCGGCGCAGCTGCCGCTGCTGATGAAGCGCAACGATGCGACGATTTTTGCAGCCGCGCCGGGCGTTTACAGGCAGATCCTCAAGTTCCCCGTGGTGCCGATGCCGCGCCTCCGGCACGGTCTGGCGGCGGGCGAGAAGCTGTCGGAGGCGATCCGGGACGGCTGGCGCGCCGCGACGGGGACGGAGATATTCGAGGCCTACGGCATGTCGGAATGTTCGACCTTCATCTCCAACGCGCCGGCGCGGCCCTCCGCCCCCGGCACGCTGGGCCGTCCGCAGGCGGGCCGTCACCTTGCCATCGTCGACGAGGCGGGCGTGCCGGTCGACCGGGGCACACCCGGCACCATCGCCATCCACCGCGACGACCCGGGGCTGATGCTGGGGTACGTGGGCGCGGAGGAGGCCACAGCGGAGAAGTTCACCGGCGACTGGTTCATGACCGGCGACCTTGGCGCGATGGACGAAGACGACCAGATCTCCTACCTCGGGCGGTCGGACGACATGATGAACGCGGGCGGCTACCGGGTCTCTCCCCTTGAGGTGGAGGCGGCGCTGGCAGGACTGCCGGGGGTGATTGAACTGGCGGTCACGGACCTGCAGGTGAAGGACGACGTGCGGGTGATCGCGGCCTTCTACACGGCGTCCGACGAGCTGGACGAAGAGGCGTTGAAGGCCGCGGCGGCGGAGCGGCTGGCGCGTTACAAGTGTCCGCGCACCTTCATCCGGCTGGACGCCCTGCCCCGCAATCCCAACGGCAAGCTGATCCGCAAGGCGCTGCGACGGCCCGATCCGGCGTGA
- a CDS encoding DsbA family oxidoreductase: MVQLDIFSDPICPWCYIGKAYLDRALEAHPDHPFRIRWLPFMLNPAMPQEGMDRREYLEGKFGGQEGAVKAYLPVEEHAKKAGLTINLDRIARTPSTIDAQRLIHWAGIEGRQTPVVSALFRAYFVDGRDIGDRETLADIADSMGMDAALVMRLMNSDSDRKEIVEQDATARGMGVTSVPTFVVAQKHAVPGAQPPELWAKVIEELRSGADPSA, from the coding sequence ATGGTACAACTCGATATCTTTTCCGACCCGATCTGCCCGTGGTGCTACATCGGCAAGGCCTATCTCGACCGGGCGCTCGAGGCGCATCCCGATCACCCGTTCCGCATCCGCTGGCTGCCGTTCATGCTGAACCCGGCAATGCCGCAGGAAGGGATGGACCGGCGGGAATACCTCGAAGGCAAGTTCGGCGGACAGGAGGGCGCGGTGAAGGCCTACCTGCCGGTGGAGGAGCACGCGAAGAAGGCCGGCCTGACGATCAACCTCGACCGGATCGCGCGTACGCCGTCCACCATCGACGCGCAGCGGCTGATCCACTGGGCGGGGATCGAGGGGCGGCAGACGCCCGTCGTCTCGGCGCTGTTCCGGGCTTATTTCGTCGACGGCCGCGACATCGGCGACCGCGAGACGCTGGCCGACATCGCCGACAGCATGGGCATGGACGCGGCGTTGGTCATGCGGCTGATGAACTCCGACTCGGACCGCAAGGAGATCGTCGAGCAGGACGCCACGGCGCGCGGGATGGGCGTGACCTCCGTCCCGACCTTCGTGGTGGCGCAGAAACATGCCGTGCCGGGTGCGCAGCCGCCGGAGCTTTGGGCGAAGGTGATCGAAGAGCTGCGCAGCGGGGCCGACCCGAGCGCGTGA
- a CDS encoding branched-chain amino acid ABC transporter permease, translating into MDLLNALVALSNFVLIPAIAYGSQLALGALGVTLIYGILRFSNFAHGDTMAFGTMVTILVTWLFQSWGIGLGPLPTALLAIPFGIAGTAVLVLLTDRVVYRFYRAQKAKPIIFVMVSIGVMFIYNGLTRFVLGADDQIFADGERFIISAGDFKRATGLAEGLGLKTTQAITVVVAVVVVAVLFWFLNRTRTGKSMRAYSDNEDLALLSGINPERVVMVTWLIVAGLITVAGVLYGLDKSYKPFTYFQLLLPIFASAIVGGLGSPLGAIAGGFVIAFSEVGITYAWKKVLGYMMPEALEPSGLVQLLATEYKFAVSFMILVIVLLFRPTGLFKGKSV; encoded by the coding sequence ATGGACCTGCTGAACGCTTTGGTTGCGCTGTCGAATTTCGTGCTGATCCCGGCCATCGCCTATGGCAGCCAGCTTGCGCTGGGCGCGCTGGGGGTGACGCTGATCTACGGCATCCTGCGCTTTTCCAACTTCGCCCATGGCGACACGATGGCCTTCGGCACGATGGTGACAATCCTCGTGACCTGGCTGTTCCAGAGCTGGGGGATCGGGCTGGGTCCGCTGCCCACGGCGCTGCTGGCCATACCCTTCGGGATCGCGGGGACGGCGGTGCTGGTGCTGCTGACCGACCGGGTGGTCTATCGCTTCTACCGGGCGCAGAAGGCCAAGCCGATCATCTTCGTCATGGTCTCGATCGGGGTGATGTTCATCTACAACGGGCTGACGCGCTTCGTTCTGGGGGCGGACGACCAGATCTTTGCCGATGGCGAGCGGTTCATCATCTCGGCCGGCGACTTCAAGCGCGCCACGGGCCTGGCCGAGGGGCTGGGCCTGAAGACGACGCAGGCGATCACGGTGGTGGTGGCGGTCGTCGTGGTGGCGGTGCTGTTCTGGTTCCTGAACCGCACGCGCACCGGCAAGTCGATGCGCGCCTATTCCGACAACGAGGACCTTGCGCTCCTGTCCGGCATCAACCCCGAGCGGGTGGTGATGGTGACATGGCTGATCGTGGCCGGGCTGATCACCGTGGCGGGCGTGCTTTACGGGCTCGACAAGTCGTACAAGCCCTTCACCTACTTCCAGCTCCTGCTGCCGATCTTCGCCTCGGCCATCGTGGGCGGGCTGGGCTCGCCGCTGGGGGCCATCGCGGGCGGGTTCGTCATCGCGTTCAGCGAGGTGGGCATCACCTACGCATGGAAGAAGGTGCTGGGCTACATGATGCCCGAGGCGCTGGAGCCCTCCGGCCTCGTGCAGTTGCTGGCCACCGAGTACAAGTTCGCGGTCAGCTTCATGATCCTGGTGATCGTCCTGCTGTTCCGCCCCACGGGCCTCTTCAAGGGGAAATCGGTATGA
- a CDS encoding MFS transporter, with amino-acid sequence MLQVLATIWALLIGIVFIMLGNGMHFTLIGLRGGIEGFSAGELAIVTSGYFMGFLSGARFAPVLIRRVGHVRVFAALGSFMSAGLIALTLLAEPWAWTILRVILGFCMSGIYVAAESWLNNAATNETRGKVLSAYMIAQTLGIIGAQGLLTLGDAGTAALFIGASILVSISFAPILLSISPAPVVEVAKPMSLKQLFVSSPLGVVGTFLLGGLYATQSGMGAVFGTQIGMSANLISLFIAMLFAGALVLQYPFGWLSDRMDRRKLIFGAAVVGAAACLMGWGYGTDRRALMAAAFLAGGVTTPLYALFLAYTNDFLATEEMPAASGGLVFTFGLGAIAGPLITGWAMQGFGPFAFWLVLAVTFGAVALYALYRMAQRAVTPVAETDSYLGVLPMSSPVAVEAAGAWAAEQAEAEREAEGETVPG; translated from the coding sequence ATGCTTCAGGTCCTTGCAACGATCTGGGCGCTCCTGATCGGCATCGTCTTCATCATGCTGGGCAACGGCATGCATTTCACCCTGATCGGCCTGCGCGGCGGGATCGAGGGGTTTTCGGCGGGCGAGCTGGCCATCGTCACCTCGGGTTATTTCATGGGGTTCCTGTCGGGCGCGCGGTTTGCCCCGGTGCTGATCCGGCGGGTCGGACACGTGCGGGTCTTTGCGGCGCTCGGCAGCTTCATGTCCGCCGGGCTGATCGCCCTGACCCTGCTGGCAGAGCCCTGGGCCTGGACGATCCTGCGGGTGATCCTCGGATTCTGCATGTCCGGCATCTATGTCGCCGCCGAAAGCTGGCTGAACAACGCCGCCACCAACGAGACGCGCGGCAAGGTGCTGTCGGCCTACATGATCGCCCAGACGCTGGGGATCATCGGTGCGCAGGGTCTGCTGACGCTGGGCGACGCGGGCACGGCGGCGCTGTTCATCGGGGCGTCGATCCTTGTGTCGATCTCCTTCGCGCCGATCCTGCTCAGCATCTCGCCCGCGCCGGTGGTCGAGGTGGCAAAGCCCATGTCGCTGAAACAGCTCTTCGTCAGCTCGCCGCTGGGCGTGGTGGGCACCTTCCTGCTGGGCGGGCTCTACGCCACGCAATCGGGGATGGGCGCGGTCTTTGGCACGCAGATCGGCATGTCGGCCAACCTGATCTCGCTGTTCATCGCGATGCTGTTTGCCGGGGCGCTGGTGCTGCAATACCCGTTCGGCTGGCTGTCGGACCGCATGGACCGCCGCAAGCTGATCTTCGGCGCGGCGGTGGTGGGCGCCGCCGCCTGCCTGATGGGCTGGGGCTACGGCACGGACCGCCGGGCACTGATGGCCGCGGCCTTCCTCGCCGGAGGCGTCACGACTCCGCTTTACGCGCTGTTCCTGGCCTATACCAACGACTTCCTGGCGACCGAGGAGATGCCGGCGGCCTCCGGCGGGCTTGTCTTCACCTTCGGGCTGGGGGCCATTGCCGGGCCGCTGATCACCGGCTGGGCGATGCAGGGTTTCGGGCCCTTCGCCTTCTGGCTTGTGCTGGCGGTGACCTTCGGGGCCGTGGCGCTCTACGCGCTCTACCGCATGGCACAGCGCGCGGTCACGCCGGTCGCGGAGACCGACAGCTACCTCGGCGTCCTGCCCATGTCGTCGCCCGTCGCGGTCGAGGCCGCGGGCGCCTGGGCCGCCGAACAGGCAGAGGCGGAACGCGAGGCAGAGGGCGAGACGGTGCCGGGGTGA
- a CDS encoding ZIP family metal transporter, producing the protein MTPLTTALLGGAIAALATTSGAIPAVIGKRMTRATSDLMLGFAAGVMLSAAYFSLILPGIERAQEQTGSVWLAAAIAAAGVSLGAGFVWLLNAKIPHEHFKSGPEGGADKATVARIWLFILAITIHNFPEGLSIGVAFGVDQAKGLSVMTGISLQDIPEGLAVAVALTGLGYSRWKALGVTAMTGAVEIVGAGLGAAAVSVSASLLPWGLTFAAGAMLFIISHEIVPETHRHGHQDKATLGFIVGLVLMMFLDVTLG; encoded by the coding sequence ATGACCCCCCTCACCACAGCCCTTCTTGGCGGCGCGATTGCCGCGCTGGCCACGACCTCGGGCGCCATTCCCGCCGTGATCGGCAAGCGGATGACCCGCGCCACCTCCGACCTGATGCTGGGCTTTGCCGCGGGCGTCATGCTGTCGGCGGCCTATTTCTCGCTGATCCTGCCGGGGATCGAACGCGCGCAGGAGCAGACCGGCTCCGTCTGGCTCGCGGCGGCCATCGCGGCGGCGGGCGTGTCGCTGGGCGCGGGGTTCGTCTGGCTGCTGAACGCCAAGATCCCGCACGAACACTTCAAGTCCGGCCCGGAAGGCGGCGCCGACAAGGCCACGGTCGCGCGCATCTGGCTCTTCATCCTCGCGATCACCATCCACAACTTCCCCGAGGGCCTGTCCATCGGCGTGGCCTTCGGCGTCGACCAGGCCAAGGGCCTGTCGGTGATGACCGGCATCTCGCTTCAGGACATCCCCGAGGGGCTGGCCGTCGCCGTCGCCCTGACCGGCCTCGGCTATTCCCGCTGGAAGGCGCTCGGCGTCACGGCAATGACCGGCGCGGTGGAGATCGTGGGCGCGGGCCTCGGCGCGGCGGCGGTCAGCGTCTCCGCCTCGCTCCTGCCCTGGGGCCTGACCTTCGCGGCAGGCGCCATGCTGTTCATCATCAGCCACGAGATCGTCCCCGAAACCCACCGTCACGGCCATCAGGACAAGGCGACACTGGGCTTCATCGTCGGACTGGTGCTGATGATGTTCCTCGACGTGACGCTGGGGTAG
- a CDS encoding potassium channel family protein, whose translation MQKLRWLTLILTLAAIIATGTVFFHRVEGWSWLDSYFFTVVTLSTVGYGELVPATAVGKIGTTVFILVGLGIFAVAIQQFGQYAMRKREEHTEWLIARLDTTEENAANDDDPPDRR comes from the coding sequence ATGCAGAAGCTGCGCTGGCTTACCCTGATCCTGACGCTGGCGGCGATCATCGCCACCGGCACGGTGTTCTTCCACCGGGTCGAGGGCTGGAGCTGGCTGGACAGCTATTTCTTCACCGTGGTGACGCTGTCGACCGTGGGCTACGGTGAGCTTGTTCCCGCCACCGCCGTCGGCAAGATCGGCACCACGGTGTTCATCCTCGTGGGTCTGGGGATTTTCGCGGTTGCGATCCAGCAGTTCGGGCAATACGCCATGCGCAAGCGCGAGGAGCACACGGAATGGCTGATCGCGCGGCTCGACACCACCGAAGAGAATGCTGCCAATGATGATGATCCGCCGGACCGCCGCTGA
- a CDS encoding methyl-accepting chemotaxis protein — MTSLATWARRPDFPARRLAVSALLLPLIPLASLYAGTSFVPALMGTLALGVAMVLGTAMSSGLRDYVMATALMGQAMMMTAVFTGHPFQIDTHMLFFVLLAVIAIPGRIDVLIYACAITALHHLLLTVALPALVYPTAELTTNLARTALHGGIVVLEGVVLGLAARDRNASLAQIRRKSRELEIGTQMAEDARLEVQAAHQAASRVIEEMRIALSRLAGRDLCFGIQGPFPAQYEVLRSEFNMTVGTLREAFASASDVVGGFSTDSQSLSHTMNDLAALSEVQSRALAEMTAATETLVDVLSRTAEQARDAARSSGEARDSAVNGSEVTAAAIAAMRAIEEGSRQIESIVDLIDDVSFQTNLLALNAGVEAARAGEAGKGFAVVAAEVRQLAKSTSEAASGIRQLIHDSTRQVSSGAELVDAVGQRLQEIKDQISRASDLTASISNRNAEQAGALSQLHEMVRSTNDRTRQAAAMGERLAGMSRRMTVSSRKLSCDMEAFTFSEDDLNDPDDRASPDRTGPAP, encoded by the coding sequence ATGACTTCCCTCGCCACATGGGCCCGGCGGCCGGACTTCCCGGCGCGCCGCCTCGCCGTCAGCGCGCTGCTCTTGCCGCTGATCCCGCTCGCCAGCCTCTACGCCGGGACATCTTTCGTGCCGGCGCTCATGGGGACGCTCGCGCTGGGTGTGGCGATGGTTCTGGGAACCGCGATGTCCTCGGGTCTGCGCGACTACGTGATGGCCACGGCGCTCATGGGGCAGGCGATGATGATGACCGCCGTCTTCACCGGGCACCCGTTCCAGATCGACACGCACATGCTGTTCTTCGTGCTGCTGGCGGTGATCGCGATCCCGGGGCGGATCGACGTGCTGATCTACGCCTGCGCCATCACGGCGCTGCATCACCTGCTGCTCACCGTGGCGCTCCCGGCGCTGGTCTATCCCACGGCAGAGCTGACGACCAACCTCGCGCGCACCGCGCTGCATGGCGGCATCGTCGTGCTGGAGGGCGTCGTGCTGGGCCTTGCCGCCCGCGACCGCAACGCCAGCCTCGCGCAGATCCGCAGAAAATCGCGTGAGTTGGAGATCGGCACGCAGATGGCCGAAGACGCCCGGCTGGAGGTTCAGGCCGCGCATCAGGCCGCCAGCCGGGTGATCGAGGAGATGCGCATCGCCCTCAGCCGACTGGCCGGGCGCGACCTCTGCTTCGGTATCCAGGGTCCCTTTCCCGCGCAGTACGAGGTGCTGCGCTCCGAATTCAACATGACCGTCGGCACCCTGCGGGAGGCCTTCGCCAGCGCCAGCGACGTGGTCGGCGGCTTTTCGACCGACTCGCAAAGCCTGTCGCACACCATGAACGACCTCGCCGCCCTGTCAGAGGTGCAGTCCCGCGCGCTGGCAGAGATGACCGCCGCCACGGAAACGCTGGTCGACGTGCTGTCGAGGACCGCCGAACAGGCGCGCGACGCCGCCCGCAGCTCCGGAGAGGCGCGCGACAGCGCCGTCAACGGTAGCGAGGTCACCGCCGCCGCCATCGCCGCCATGCGTGCCATCGAGGAAGGCTCCCGCCAGATCGAATCCATCGTCGACCTGATCGACGACGTCTCCTTCCAGACCAACCTTCTGGCGCTCAACGCCGGGGTGGAGGCGGCGCGCGCCGGAGAGGCGGGCAAGGGGTTCGCCGTCGTCGCGGCAGAGGTGCGGCAACTGGCGAAAAGCACGTCGGAGGCGGCCAGCGGCATCCGTCAGCTGATCCATGACAGCACCCGTCAGGTCAGCAGCGGCGCGGAACTGGTGGATGCCGTGGGTCAGCGCCTGCAGGAGATCAAGGACCAGATCTCCCGCGCCAGCGACCTCACCGCCTCGATCTCCAACCGCAACGCTGAACAGGCGGGCGCGCTTTCACAACTGCACGAGATGGTGCGCAGCACCAACGACCGGACCCGGCAGGCCGCCGCCATGGGCGAACGGCTTGCCGGAATGAGCCGCCGTATGACCGTCTCCTCAAGGAAACTGTCCTGCGACATGGAGGCTTTCACCTTCTCCGAGGACGACCTGAACGACCCCGACGACCGGGCATCGCCGGACCGGACCGGTCCAGCGCCCTGA
- a CDS encoding branched-chain amino acid ABC transporter permease — MNQSLKTVLLFALVAGLILFTGFYQSWNTALVILNMGLVSAIMALGVNLQWGIAGLFNVGVMGFVALGGLAVVLTSVSPVPEAWAAGGPRALLALVVGTAVIAVSAMLWKRSRRGWLVALVLIAGFFLYRWVRDDAVNAIEAVNPAGTGFLGGLGLPVVLAWPMGGLLAAGAAWVIGKTALGLRSDYLAIATLGISEIIIAIMKNEEWLSRGVKNVNGLPRPVPYETDLQADPAFVEQAAGLGLDPATASTIYVKLGYSLMFAAVLVVLLVLAQLALKSPWGRMMRAIRDNEVSARAMGKDVTYRHLQVFVLGSAICGIAGAMMTTLDGQLTPTTYQPLRYTFLIWVMVIVGGSGNNLGAVLGGMLIWFFWVQVEPLGQSLMSLLTAGMADGSWLKAHLLDSVQHMRLLTMGVILLLVLRFSPRGLLPER, encoded by the coding sequence ATGAACCAGTCGTTGAAGACCGTCCTTCTCTTCGCTCTTGTGGCCGGGCTGATCCTGTTCACCGGCTTCTACCAGAGCTGGAACACCGCGCTCGTCATCCTGAACATGGGGCTGGTCAGCGCGATCATGGCGCTGGGCGTTAACCTGCAGTGGGGCATCGCCGGGCTGTTCAACGTGGGTGTCATGGGCTTCGTCGCGCTGGGCGGGCTTGCGGTGGTGCTGACCTCCGTCTCGCCGGTGCCGGAGGCGTGGGCCGCGGGCGGGCCGCGCGCGCTTCTGGCGCTGGTGGTGGGCACCGCGGTCATCGCCGTCTCGGCCATGCTGTGGAAGCGGTCGCGCAGGGGCTGGCTGGTGGCGCTGGTGCTGATCGCGGGCTTCTTCCTTTATCGCTGGGTGCGGGACGACGCGGTCAACGCCATCGAGGCGGTGAACCCCGCGGGCACCGGCTTCCTCGGGGGGCTGGGCCTGCCGGTGGTGCTGGCCTGGCCGATGGGCGGCCTGCTGGCGGCGGGCGCGGCCTGGGTGATCGGCAAGACGGCGCTGGGGCTGCGCTCCGACTATCTCGCCATCGCGACGCTCGGCATTTCCGAGATCATCATCGCGATCATGAAGAACGAGGAGTGGCTGTCGCGCGGCGTGAAGAACGTCAACGGCCTGCCCCGCCCCGTCCCCTACGAGACCGACCTTCAGGCCGATCCGGCCTTTGTCGAGCAGGCGGCGGGCCTTGGCCTCGATCCGGCGACGGCCTCGACCATCTACGTGAAGCTCGGCTATTCGCTGATGTTCGCCGCCGTGCTGGTCGTGCTGCTGGTGCTGGCGCAGCTGGCGCTGAAATCGCCCTGGGGCCGGATGATGCGGGCGATCCGCGACAACGAGGTCTCGGCCCGCGCGATGGGCAAGGACGTGACCTACCGCCACCTGCAGGTCTTTGTGCTGGGGTCCGCGATCTGCGGGATCGCCGGGGCAATGATGACCACGCTCGACGGGCAGCTCACGCCCACGACCTACCAGCCGCTGCGCTACACCTTCCTGATCTGGGTGATGGTCATCGTCGGCGGCTCGGGCAACAACCTGGGCGCCGTGCTGGGCGGCATGCTGATCTGGTTCTTCTGGGTGCAGGTGGAGCCGCTGGGCCAGTCGCTGATGTCGCTTCTGACCGCGGGCATGGCCGACGGGTCATGGCTGAAGGCGCACCTGCTGGATTCGGTGCAGCACATGCGGCTTCTGACCATGGGGGTGATCCTGCTCTTGGTGCTGCGCTTCAGCCCGAGGGGTCTGCTGCCCGAACGGTGA
- a CDS encoding helix-turn-helix domain-containing protein encodes MSNDPKSLIRIARETGPETVAEPLDLGLRVRELRKEKDWTLEQAAKKAGLARSTLSKIENGQMSPTYDALKKLATGLEISVPQLFTPPVQAQANGRMAVTRVEEGRHLATATYEHDLLAESLSRKKMLPYRARVRARTLEEFDGWVRHDGEEFLYVLTGVVRLYTEFYEPVEMKRGDSAYYDATMGHNVVSVSPEDATILWVTSLA; translated from the coding sequence ATGTCCAACGACCCGAAATCCCTGATCCGCATCGCGCGCGAAACCGGCCCCGAGACGGTGGCAGAGCCGCTCGACCTCGGCCTCCGGGTGCGCGAACTCCGCAAGGAAAAGGACTGGACGCTCGAACAGGCGGCGAAGAAGGCCGGGCTCGCCCGCTCCACGCTGTCGAAGATCGAGAACGGGCAGATGTCGCCCACCTATGACGCGCTGAAGAAGCTGGCCACGGGGCTGGAAATCTCCGTCCCGCAGCTGTTCACGCCGCCCGTCCAGGCGCAGGCCAACGGCCGCATGGCCGTGACCCGCGTGGAAGAGGGCCGGCACCTCGCCACCGCCACCTACGAACACGACCTGCTGGCGGAATCGCTCAGCCGCAAGAAGATGCTGCCCTACCGCGCCCGCGTCCGCGCCCGCACGCTGGAGGAATTCGACGGCTGGGTGCGCCACGACGGCGAGGAATTCCTCTACGTGCTGACCGGGGTGGTCCGCCTTTACACCGAGTTCTACGAACCGGTGGAGATGAAGCGCGGCGACAGCGCCTATTACGACGCGACCATGGGGCACAACGTGGTCTCCGTCTCGCCGGAGGATGCGACGATCCTCTGGGTCACCTCGCTGGCCTGA
- a CDS encoding multidrug effflux MFS transporter, producing the protein MTSRPEAPQAPATPATPDYVMPGRLEFVTMMAMLTAMVAFSIDGMMPALPEIASDLSPDSPNAAQLVLTTFVLGLGIGTLFTGPLSDRFGRKPVIVAGVAVYVLAALASVLSDSLWWLLATRMLQGLGAAGPRVVVMAVTRDLYEGRGMAQIMSFVMIVFALVPAMAPLLGQQIIRVWEWHMIFVAAAIFGVAAATWVTIRLPETLPKSRRRPFRPRQIRAALTEMMALPDVRLPIVVLTLTFACLFSVISSIQPIYSVWLDRAETFPLWFCLTAILAASSSYVNARLVVRLGMRRLINSILYVQIVASVGMLVLLVLNPGALVLFVAFLVWQQVQFFQAGLTIGNLNAIAMSPMGHIAGTAASVISALATVASVVLAIPIGLLFNGTPVPLVGGVLIYATLGLLVMRRLRHLEDA; encoded by the coding sequence ATGACGTCCCGTCCCGAAGCGCCTCAGGCGCCCGCAACACCTGCCACGCCCGATTACGTCATGCCGGGGCGGTTGGAGTTCGTCACGATGATGGCGATGCTCACCGCGATGGTTGCCTTTTCCATAGACGGGATGATGCCCGCCCTGCCCGAGATCGCGAGCGACCTCAGCCCCGACTCGCCCAATGCCGCGCAACTGGTGCTGACCACCTTCGTGCTGGGGCTGGGCATCGGCACGCTGTTCACCGGGCCGCTGTCGGACCGCTTCGGACGCAAGCCGGTGATCGTCGCGGGCGTGGCGGTCTACGTTCTGGCGGCGCTGGCCTCGGTGCTGTCGGACAGCCTGTGGTGGCTGCTTGCCACGCGCATGCTGCAGGGGCTGGGCGCCGCAGGGCCGCGCGTGGTGGTGATGGCCGTGACGCGCGACCTTTACGAAGGGCGCGGCATGGCGCAGATCATGTCCTTCGTGATGATCGTCTTTGCGCTGGTGCCCGCCATGGCGCCGCTTCTGGGCCAGCAGATCATCCGCGTCTGGGAATGGCACATGATCTTCGTGGCCGCGGCGATCTTCGGGGTGGCTGCAGCGACCTGGGTGACGATCCGCCTGCCCGAGACCCTGCCGAAGTCCCGGCGCCGCCCGTTCCGCCCGCGGCAGATCCGTGCGGCGCTGACGGAGATGATGGCGCTGCCCGACGTGCGGCTGCCGATCGTCGTGCTGACGCTGACCTTTGCCTGCCTGTTCTCGGTGATTTCCTCGATCCAGCCGATCTATTCGGTCTGGCTGGACCGGGCCGAGACCTTCCCGCTGTGGTTCTGCCTGACGGCAATCCTGGCCGCCTCGTCGAGCTACGTGAACGCGAGGCTCGTGGTGCGGCTGGGGATGCGGCGGCTGATCAACTCCATCCTCTACGTGCAGATCGTGGCGAGCGTCGGGATGCTGGTGCTGCTCGTGCTGAACCCCGGCGCGCTGGTGCTGTTCGTGGCCTTCCTCGTCTGGCAGCAGGTGCAGTTTTTCCAGGCCGGGCTGACCATCGGCAACCTCAACGCCATCGCCATGTCGCCCATGGGCCATATCGCGGGGACCGCCGCTTCGGTCATCAGCGCGCTGGCGACCGTGGCCTCCGTTGTCCTGGCGATTCCCATCGGGCTCTTGTTCAACGGCACGCCGGTGCCGCTGGTGGGCGGGGTGCTGATCTATGCCACGCTGGGCCTGCTCGTCATGCGCAGGCTGCGCCACCTCGAGGACGCCTGA